Proteins encoded by one window of Cylindrospermum stagnale PCC 7417:
- the leuC gene encoding 3-isopropylmalate dehydratase large subunit produces the protein MSKGTLFDKVWDLHTVGTLPSGLTQLFIGLHLIHEVTSPQAFAMLRERDLKVLFPERTVATVDHIVPTENQARPFVDSLAEEMIQALEKSCQDHKITFYNIGSGNQGIVHVIAPELGLTQPGMTIACGDSHTSSHGAFGAIAFGIGTSQVRDVLASQTLALSKLKVRKIEVNGILKPGVYAKDVILHIIRTLGVKGGVGYAYEFAGTTFEQMNMEERMTVCNMAIEGGARCGYVNPDQITYDYLKNRDFAPKGGDWEKAIAWWESIRSASDAEYDDVVVFDAAEIPPTVTWGITPGQGIGVNQKIPTPDELLEEDRFIAEEAYSYMDLFPGQPIQGTKIDVCFIGSCTNGRISDLREAAKIAKGRHVAEGVKAFVVPGSERVKKEAEAEGLDKIFQAAGFEWREPGCSMCLAMNPDKLQGRQISASSSNRNFKGRQGSSSGRTLLMSPAMVATAAIKGEVSDVRDLL, from the coding sequence ATGAGCAAAGGTACCCTGTTTGATAAAGTTTGGGACTTACACACCGTTGGTACACTTCCTTCAGGGCTGACGCAACTATTTATCGGGCTACACCTCATCCATGAAGTGACCAGTCCCCAAGCCTTTGCGATGCTGCGGGAGCGGGATTTAAAAGTACTTTTTCCAGAACGGACTGTAGCTACAGTTGATCACATAGTACCGACCGAAAATCAGGCGCGTCCCTTTGTTGATAGCTTGGCAGAGGAAATGATTCAAGCACTAGAAAAAAGCTGCCAAGATCATAAAATCACATTTTATAACATTGGTTCAGGCAATCAGGGTATAGTTCACGTCATTGCTCCCGAACTGGGACTTACCCAACCAGGCATGACGATCGCTTGTGGAGACAGTCATACTTCTAGTCATGGAGCATTTGGGGCGATCGCATTTGGGATTGGTACCAGCCAAGTGCGGGACGTACTCGCCTCCCAAACCCTAGCATTATCTAAACTAAAAGTCCGGAAAATCGAAGTTAACGGCATCCTCAAACCTGGGGTTTACGCCAAAGATGTGATTTTGCATATCATCCGCACCCTCGGCGTCAAAGGTGGCGTCGGCTACGCTTATGAATTTGCAGGTACCACCTTTGAGCAAATGAACATGGAAGAAAGGATGACAGTCTGCAACATGGCCATCGAAGGTGGTGCGAGATGCGGTTACGTCAATCCCGACCAAATTACTTACGATTATCTCAAAAATAGAGACTTTGCCCCCAAAGGCGGAGATTGGGAAAAAGCGATCGCTTGGTGGGAATCCATCCGCAGTGCTAGCGATGCTGAATATGATGATGTCGTAGTCTTCGACGCCGCCGAAATCCCCCCCACCGTTACCTGGGGAATCACACCCGGTCAAGGTATCGGCGTTAATCAGAAAATCCCCACACCCGACGAACTCCTAGAAGAAGACCGATTTATCGCCGAAGAAGCTTACAGCTACATGGACTTGTTCCCCGGTCAACCGATCCAAGGCACAAAAATTGATGTCTGCTTTATTGGTAGTTGCACCAACGGAAGAATTAGCGATTTGCGGGAAGCCGCCAAAATTGCCAAAGGTCGTCATGTAGCCGAAGGAGTCAAAGCCTTCGTCGTCCCCGGTTCCGAACGAGTCAAAAAAGAAGCCGAAGCCGAAGGACTCGATAAAATTTTCCAAGCAGCAGGATTTGAGTGGCGCGAACCCGGATGTTCCATGTGTCTAGCAATGAATCCCGACAAACTTCAAGGAAGACAAATCAGCGCCTCCTCCTCCAACCGTAACTTCAAAGGTAGACAAGGTTCATCCTCCGGTCGTACCTTACTCATGAGTCCGGCGATGGTTGCAACCGCTGCGATTAAAGGCGAAGTCTCCGACGTTCGCGACTTACTGTAA
- the mazG gene encoding nucleoside triphosphate pyrophosphohydrolase produces the protein MDSNQDQTLAALQELIEVVAKLRSPDGGCPWDLAQTPETLTPYVIEEAYEVVDAIKSGDKNAIAEELGDLLLQVVLQAQIASESGQFSLKEVTQGISQKLIRRHPHVFGDVTVASMDEVQQNWQQIKAEEKGEADKEAQKLSDKLSRYGRTLPPLTAAMKISQKAAAAGFEWENIDEVWGKFHEELGELQQAIAEETPARQQAELGDLLFAIIQIARWHDLEPSEALQGTSQRFIQRLQKMEAVVNRPFSDYSLEELDALWQQAKAQLSQGE, from the coding sequence ATGGATTCTAATCAAGATCAGACATTGGCGGCATTGCAAGAGTTAATTGAGGTAGTGGCGAAATTGCGATCGCCTGATGGTGGTTGTCCGTGGGATTTAGCACAAACACCCGAAACGCTGACGCCTTATGTGATTGAGGAAGCGTATGAGGTGGTAGATGCGATTAAAAGTGGTGACAAAAATGCGATCGCTGAAGAGTTAGGCGATTTACTATTACAAGTAGTACTGCAAGCCCAAATCGCTAGTGAATCTGGGCAATTTTCCCTGAAAGAAGTTACCCAAGGCATTTCTCAAAAGTTGATTCGCCGTCATCCCCATGTTTTTGGTGACGTGACAGTAGCAAGCATGGATGAAGTGCAGCAAAACTGGCAACAAATCAAAGCCGAAGAAAAGGGAGAAGCAGACAAAGAAGCCCAAAAACTCAGTGACAAACTCAGTCGTTATGGGCGTACCCTTCCCCCATTAACAGCAGCAATGAAGATATCTCAAAAGGCTGCTGCGGCTGGTTTTGAGTGGGAAAATATTGATGAGGTATGGGGTAAATTTCACGAAGAGTTGGGAGAATTACAACAAGCTATAGCTGAAGAAACACCAGCACGACAACAAGCAGAACTAGGTGATTTACTATTTGCGATCATTCAAATAGCCCGTTGGCATGATCTTGAGCCTAGTGAGGCTTTACAGGGTACAAGTCAGCGTTTCATTCAACGGTTACAAAAAATGGAGGCAGTTGTCAACCGCCCTTTTTCAGATTACAGCTTGGAGGAATTAGATGCTCTTTGGCAACAAGCGAAGGCTCAACTTTCCCAAGGAGAATAA
- a CDS encoding DUF3134 domain-containing protein — MPKGPLREEPRNQRATVIRTSNEFILLEWLKSTGRLIPREPVESEYLNEVEEISEMIDLDDIPYDHDDDDTEISLDE; from the coding sequence ATGCCTAAAGGCCCTTTGCGTGAAGAACCTCGTAACCAACGAGCCACCGTAATTCGTACAAGTAATGAGTTTATTCTTCTAGAATGGCTAAAGTCCACCGGTCGCCTAATACCGCGTGAACCTGTAGAATCTGAATATCTCAATGAAGTAGAAGAAATCTCAGAGATGATCGATCTTGATGATATCCCTTACGATCATGATGATGACGACACAGAAATTAGTTTAGATGAATAG
- a CDS encoding metal-binding protein, protein MPSGRTHDSITLYALPVVAGVSFWQTRSGNLTLLVAGGFLFGGLMFGPDLDIYSLQFQRWGFLRWIWLPYQRSLRHRSFLSHGPIIGTMLRVLYLGTLLAILAVVGAKLGNVRFNLADLGRSLFLYGGEFFALFLGLELGAMSHSLSDWGNSAYKRVRKQGIQALLPSGKIKKRIVTNRGKRRSGSRTSKSRTK, encoded by the coding sequence ATGCCCTCTGGTAGGACACACGATAGCATTACTTTGTATGCTCTGCCGGTGGTGGCGGGTGTGAGTTTTTGGCAGACTCGTAGTGGCAATCTAACTTTGTTGGTTGCAGGCGGGTTTTTGTTTGGGGGGCTGATGTTTGGCCCTGATTTGGATATTTACTCTCTTCAATTCCAGCGTTGGGGGTTTTTGCGCTGGATTTGGCTACCTTATCAAAGAAGTTTGCGCCATCGTTCTTTTTTATCTCACGGGCCGATTATTGGCACGATGCTGCGGGTGCTGTATTTGGGGACTTTGCTGGCAATTTTGGCGGTTGTTGGGGCTAAGTTGGGGAATGTTAGGTTTAATTTGGCGGATTTGGGGCGATCGCTTTTTCTTTACGGTGGAGAATTTTTCGCGCTGTTTTTGGGGTTGGAACTCGGTGCTATGAGCCATTCTCTCAGCGATTGGGGCAATTCGGCTTACAAGCGGGTGCGAAAGCAAGGTATTCAAGCTTTGCTGCCAAGTGGCAAAATTAAGAAACGGATTGTTACTAATCGCGGTAAACGTCGATCTGGGTCAAGAACCAGCAAAAGCCGCACCAAATAA
- a CDS encoding MAPEG family protein — MSPWTSLITALALLLYFVVIINVGRARAKYKVPVPQMTGDPNFERVLRVQQNTLEQLVLFFPALWLFSFYVNPLWGAGIGGAWLVGRAAYAWGYYQAAEKRGVGFAISSLSSVVLLLGSLIGIIQSLVRI; from the coding sequence ATGTCGCCCTGGACTAGTCTAATAACTGCTCTTGCACTCTTGCTCTACTTTGTGGTAATAATCAATGTCGGCAGAGCTAGAGCTAAATACAAAGTGCCGGTTCCGCAAATGACGGGAGATCCCAACTTTGAGCGAGTTTTGCGCGTCCAGCAAAATACCCTTGAGCAGTTGGTTTTGTTTTTTCCGGCTCTGTGGTTGTTCTCTTTTTACGTTAACCCTTTGTGGGGTGCTGGTATTGGTGGGGCTTGGCTTGTCGGTCGCGCTGCTTACGCTTGGGGATATTATCAAGCTGCTGAAAAGCGGGGAGTTGGCTTTGCTATCAGTTCTCTCAGCAGTGTAGTATTACTTCTGGGTTCGCTGATTGGGATTATACAGTCTTTGGTACGGATATAG
- a CDS encoding pentapeptide repeat-containing protein, with translation MVWEITAEELLERYADGERNFAGIKLAHYGLYGFRRSKYGRQLDLDGVVLRDINLRGAYLHEVYLIGADLTGADLGGICLQSCDLTGAIIRDANLFAANVTHSSFDKADLRGSHLDQMNAIFGHFWEVQMGTLDDAILIEADFRGAHIDNGMICRGMNLIWNTTMPNGTLFRGPQWGNGHDNR, from the coding sequence ATGGTCTGGGAAATTACTGCTGAAGAATTGCTGGAGCGTTATGCTGATGGGGAGCGTAATTTTGCTGGAATCAAATTGGCTCATTATGGACTCTATGGATTTCGCCGCTCCAAATATGGTAGGCAACTCGATCTCGATGGTGTGGTTTTGCGAGATATCAACCTGCGAGGGGCTTACCTCCATGAAGTCTATCTGATTGGAGCCGATTTGACTGGAGCCGATTTGGGCGGGATTTGCTTGCAAAGTTGTGATTTGACAGGAGCAATTATCCGCGATGCTAATTTGTTTGCTGCTAATGTGACGCACAGTTCCTTCGATAAAGCCGACTTGCGAGGTAGCCATTTAGATCAAATGAATGCCATATTTGGTCATTTCTGGGAAGTTCAAATGGGAACTCTCGACGATGCTATTCTCATCGAAGCTGACTTCAGAGGCGCTCATATCGATAATGGCATGATTTGTCGAGGCATGAATTTGATTTGGAACACCACTATGCCTAATGGCACCCTCTTTCGGGGTCCCCAGTGGGGTAATGGTCATGATAACAGATGA
- the leuD gene encoding 3-isopropylmalate dehydratase small subunit, protein MVSEVKTVSGRAVPLIGNDIDTDRIIPARYLKAVTFDGLGEGVFIDDRKALNGEHTFDQPQYQGAKILIVNRNFGCGSSREHAPQALAKWGIQAVIGESFAEIFFGNCVAMGIPCVTADNDAVKQLQDLVAANPQTPVTIDLEKLQAQIGDYTAPIFIGEGTRSTFISGTWDACGQLVANADKVQAIATKLPYVGWGKLAAS, encoded by the coding sequence ATGGTGAGTGAAGTTAAAACAGTATCCGGTCGCGCTGTACCCTTAATCGGTAACGACATTGATACAGACCGCATCATACCCGCCCGCTATTTAAAAGCCGTCACCTTTGATGGTTTAGGCGAAGGCGTGTTTATCGACGACCGAAAAGCCCTAAACGGCGAACACACCTTTGACCAACCCCAATATCAAGGGGCGAAAATTTTAATAGTCAATCGTAACTTTGGCTGTGGTTCCTCACGGGAACATGCACCTCAAGCCCTGGCTAAATGGGGCATTCAAGCCGTCATTGGTGAAAGCTTCGCCGAAATCTTCTTTGGTAACTGCGTCGCCATGGGGATACCTTGCGTTACCGCCGATAATGACGCAGTCAAACAACTACAAGATTTAGTAGCAGCCAATCCCCAAACGCCAGTCACCATAGATTTAGAAAAATTGCAAGCGCAAATTGGTGATTACACAGCACCAATCTTTATTGGTGAAGGTACCAGAAGCACCTTCATCTCTGGGACTTGGGATGCTTGCGGACAGTTGGTAGCGAATGCTGACAAAGTTCAGGCGATCGCCACAAAATTGCCTTATGTTGGATGGGGTAAGTTAGCTGCGAGTTAG